One Deinococcus grandis DNA window includes the following coding sequences:
- a CDS encoding HD domain-containing protein: protein MNALQPLLALDPRLPAAWAWVQAQMRPDAAHDDAHLARVARWTIRCAPDQPPALAVAAALTHDVVNLPKNHPDRAHASELSAQAVLSQLPSLGFTPDDARCIADAVRDHSYSRGATPINPLGRALQDADRLDALGALGVLRVAGVGGQLGRALMHPGDPWAEDRDPDDLAYTIDHFFTKLLRLDGTFLTPAGQAEARRRTLTMRAFLAELASELEIAPPQQG, encoded by the coding sequence ATGAACGCCCTGCAGCCCCTGCTGGCCCTCGACCCGCGCCTGCCCGCCGCGTGGGCGTGGGTGCAGGCGCAGATGCGGCCCGACGCCGCGCACGACGACGCTCACCTGGCCCGCGTGGCCCGCTGGACCATCCGCTGCGCCCCGGACCAGCCCCCCGCGCTGGCCGTCGCCGCCGCCCTGACGCACGATGTCGTGAACCTCCCCAAGAATCACCCGGACCGCGCCCACGCCAGCGAATTGAGCGCCCAGGCGGTCCTGAGCCAGCTGCCCAGCCTGGGCTTCACCCCGGACGACGCCCGCTGCATCGCGGACGCCGTGCGCGACCACAGCTACTCGCGCGGCGCGACCCCCATCAACCCGCTGGGCCGCGCGCTACAGGACGCCGACCGGCTCGACGCGCTGGGCGCACTGGGTGTCCTGCGCGTCGCGGGCGTCGGCGGGCAGCTGGGCCGCGCCCTGATGCACCCAGGAGACCCCTGGGCCGAGGACCGCGACCCCGACGACCTCGCGTACACCATCGACCACTTCTTCACGAAACTCCTGCGCCTGGACGGCACGTTCCTGACCCCCGCCGGGCAGGCCGAGGCCAGACGCCGCACCCTGACCATGCGCGCCTTCCTCGCCGAACTCGCCAGCGAACTCGAAATCGCGCCGCCTCAGCAGGGGTGA
- a CDS encoding response regulator has protein sequence MTTAAARRPTILIVDDSPGVLHTLEYLLSPHLTVVTAESGAAALEALTPDTALVLTDVRMPGMSGVELARQLRRTHPALPVAFMTGIIEADLRAEAEALEVLDVLRKPLRPGVLFPALQGWLGRRDVLPADAPDTRPPPRPAAPAAPHPAGTPAPTPRPPASPAVPSPAAPTAPAPQGARGGAVVAAPPTPDRVRQQAQMFVAGLSVLPGVTAACAFDPQGEPLTTPDLLSAQVGTYLKFLLTAAQTLAPHLRTGLPLKAAQLEFQDRVLVVCPFEGGFAAVLVRDTPGASSVKAWMRSRMG, from the coding sequence ATGACCACCGCAGCGGCCCGGCGCCCCACGATCCTCATCGTGGATGACAGCCCCGGTGTGCTGCATACCCTGGAGTACCTCCTCTCACCGCACCTGACGGTCGTCACGGCCGAGAGCGGCGCCGCGGCGCTGGAGGCCCTCACGCCCGACACGGCCCTGGTCCTGACCGATGTCCGCATGCCCGGCATGAGCGGCGTGGAGCTCGCGCGGCAGCTGCGGCGCACGCACCCGGCGCTGCCCGTGGCGTTCATGACCGGCATCATCGAGGCCGACCTGCGCGCCGAGGCCGAGGCGCTGGAGGTGCTGGACGTGCTGCGCAAGCCCCTGCGGCCCGGCGTGCTGTTCCCGGCGCTGCAGGGCTGGCTGGGCCGCCGGGACGTGCTGCCCGCCGACGCCCCGGACACCCGCCCGCCCCCCAGACCGGCCGCGCCGGCCGCGCCCCACCCGGCAGGAACGCCCGCCCCGACGCCGCGCCCACCCGCGTCCCCGGCCGTCCCGTCGCCCGCCGCCCCCACCGCGCCCGCCCCGCAGGGGGCGCGTGGTGGGGCCGTGGTCGCCGCGCCGCCCACCCCGGACCGGGTGCGGCAGCAGGCGCAGATGTTCGTGGCGGGCCTGAGCGTCCTGCCGGGCGTGACGGCCGCGTGCGCCTTCGACCCCCAGGGGGAACCGCTCACCACCCCGGACCTGCTGAGCGCGCAGGTGGGCACGTACCTGAAGTTCCTGCTGACGGCCGCGCAGACGCTCGCGCCGCACCTGCGGACCGGGCTGCCGCTGAAGGCCGCGCAGCTGGAATTCCAGGACCGCGTACTCGTCGTGTGCCCCTTCGAGGGCGGGTTCGCGGCGGTGCTCGTGCGGGACACGCCGGGGGCGAGCAGCGTGAAGGCCTGGATGCGCAGCCGCATGGGCTGA
- the treS gene encoding maltose alpha-D-glucosyltransferase: MTQTPAPEWYKSAVFYELSVRTFADGNGDGKGDFPGLTGKLDYLRGLGVDVLWILPCYPSPLRDDGYDVADYVGIHPDLGTLDDFKVFLREAHARGLRVVTDFVTNHTSSDHPWFQAARRGPTLPDGSPNEYHDYYVWSDTGSEYAGARIIFTDTETSNWTLDEQSGRYYWHRFFSSQPDLNYDNPRVVEEILQAARFWLDLGVDGFRVDAVPYLIEREGTSCENLPETHDILKRFRRMVDQDYPGRVLLAEANQWPEEVVEYFGTDADPEFHMCFNFPVMPRLYMSLKKEDTTSIREIMERLPAIPAFGQWVTFLRNHDELTLEMVTDDERAFMYAAYAPDTRMKINVGIRRRLAPLLDNDRRRVELLTTVLLALPGSPILYYGDEIGMGDDLSLADRNGVRTPMQWNAGMSGGFSTATPDQCFFPPIGDAVYGYGRVNVQSQEQDPSSLLKWTSRQLELRRRHPAFAVGDLTFVDTDNPAILAFARRTGDETLLIVSNFAGNAQSVHLNLEQFAGRVPVTLAGASPFPAIGETPYAMILGKYDYYWLRLN; the protein is encoded by the coding sequence ATGACCCAGACCCCCGCCCCGGAGTGGTACAAGAGCGCCGTCTTCTACGAACTCTCGGTCCGCACCTTCGCGGACGGCAACGGCGACGGCAAGGGCGACTTCCCCGGCCTGACCGGCAAACTCGACTACCTGCGCGGCCTGGGCGTGGACGTCCTGTGGATCCTGCCGTGCTACCCCAGCCCCCTGCGCGACGACGGCTACGACGTGGCCGACTACGTGGGCATCCACCCGGACCTGGGCACCTTGGACGACTTCAAGGTCTTCCTGCGCGAGGCGCACGCGCGTGGCCTGCGCGTCGTCACGGACTTCGTGACCAACCACACCAGCAGCGACCACCCCTGGTTCCAGGCGGCCCGGCGCGGCCCGACCCTCCCGGACGGCAGCCCCAACGAGTACCACGACTACTACGTCTGGAGCGACACCGGCAGCGAGTACGCCGGGGCCCGCATCATCTTCACCGACACCGAGACCAGCAACTGGACGCTGGACGAGCAGAGCGGCCGCTACTATTGGCACCGCTTCTTCTCCAGCCAGCCGGACCTGAACTACGACAACCCCCGGGTCGTCGAGGAGATCCTCCAGGCCGCGCGATTCTGGCTGGACCTCGGCGTGGACGGCTTCCGCGTGGACGCCGTGCCCTACCTGATCGAGCGCGAGGGCACCAGCTGCGAGAACCTGCCCGAAACGCACGACATCCTCAAACGCTTCCGGCGCATGGTCGACCAGGACTACCCCGGCCGCGTCCTGCTGGCCGAGGCGAACCAGTGGCCCGAGGAGGTCGTGGAGTACTTCGGCACCGACGCCGACCCCGAATTCCACATGTGCTTCAACTTCCCGGTCATGCCCCGCCTGTACATGAGCCTGAAGAAGGAGGACACCACCTCCATCCGCGAGATCATGGAACGCCTGCCCGCCATCCCCGCGTTCGGACAGTGGGTGACGTTCCTGCGCAACCACGACGAACTGACCCTGGAGATGGTCACCGACGACGAACGGGCCTTCATGTACGCCGCGTACGCCCCGGACACCCGTATGAAGATCAACGTCGGCATCCGCCGCCGCCTCGCCCCGCTGCTGGACAACGACCGGCGCCGCGTGGAACTCCTGACCACCGTCCTGCTGGCCCTGCCCGGCAGCCCCATCCTGTACTACGGCGATGAGATCGGCATGGGCGACGACCTGTCCCTGGCCGACCGCAACGGCGTGCGCACCCCCATGCAGTGGAACGCGGGCATGAGCGGCGGGTTCTCCACCGCCACGCCCGACCAGTGCTTCTTCCCGCCCATCGGGGACGCCGTGTACGGCTACGGCCGCGTGAACGTCCAGAGCCAGGAACAGGACCCCAGCAGCCTCCTGAAATGGACCAGCCGCCAGCTTGAACTGCGCCGCCGCCACCCGGCCTTCGCGGTGGGCGACCTGACCTTCGTGGACACCGACAACCCCGCCATCCTGGCCTTCGCGCGCCGCACCGGGGACGAGACGCTGCTGATCGTCAGCAACTTCGCCGGGAACGCCCAGTCGGTCCACCTGAACCTCGAACAGTTCGCCGGGCGCGTGCCCGTCACGCTGGCCGGGGCCAGCCCCTTCCCCGCCATCGGCGAGACGCCCTACGCCATGATCCTCGGGAAGTACGACTACTACTGGCTGCGCCTGAACTGA